GAGCGTGCCGTCGGTGTAAAGCTGCGGGGTGCGCGGTTCGCTACCGAGTTGCTCGGTCACGGCCTGTAGAAACGCCGCCTTGAACGCCTCGCGCTGCTCGAGCGCCAGGCCCACCCCCGCCGCGCCGCTGTGCCCGCCAAAGCGCGGCAGCGCCTCGGGGGCAAGTTCAAAAGTGCGCTGCAGGGCGTCGCGCAGGTGAAGCCCATCGATGGAGCGCCCGGAGCCGGTGAGCATATTGGGTGCGGCGGCTTTGGTCAGTACCACCGCCGGGCGCCCGTACGCCTGCACCAGGCGGGAAGCGACGATGCCCTGCACGCCGGCGTGGCCGTCTTCGAGAAATACCACTACCGCGGGCTCGCCGGCCTCGATCGCCGGCAGCGCCAGGCGCTTGGCCTCTTCGGCCATGTCCGCCTCGATCGCCTTGCGCGACTGGTTGTCCTGATCCAGCACCTCGAGCTGGCGATTGGCTACCGCGTCGCTTTCGGCCAGCATATAGTGAAGCGCCGCGTAGGGGTCATCGAGGCGCGAGCGGGCGTTGATGCGCGGGCCCATTTGGAAGGCCAGCGTCTCGGCGTTGAACGGCACGCTGTCCGCCCCGAGCCTTGCTGCCATGGCGCGCCAGCAGGCGGCGTCCATCCGGTTGATCAGGGTCAGCCCGTGGCTGACCACCGCGCGGTTGGCGGGGCTTGCGCCGAGCGAGACGCAGTCGGCCACGGTCCCCAGCGCCACGTACGAGAGCCAGGGCGAGAGCTTGGGCGTGGCCTCGTTCAAAACGCCCCACTCGATGAGCACGCCGCGAGCCAGCGACATCAAAAGCCAGGCCACCATGCAGCCGGCGATGGTCTTGTCCGGATAGTCGCAGTCCTCGCGCGTCGGGTTGATACAGGCGTATGCCGAGGCCGGCGGCCCCGCCTGGGGCAGCGCGTGGTGATCGCTCACCACCACGTCGATGCCCGC
The window above is part of the Halomonas sp. GD1P12 genome. Proteins encoded here:
- a CDS encoding single-stranded-DNA-specific exonuclease RecJ; the encoded protein is MSDAIATLSQNASRPRLTPRPLDEAVYARAQKEGLSELQSRLLASRLPGYTEPLAPLVSPSLRYLAHPARLAHGRRGAERIAKAVAEGESIGILTDYDVDGITSHVVIRRTLVELFGVPEKRLHSLIGHRINDGYGISLPLVERTLALSPRPSVVITADCGSSDEPRIARLKEAGIDVVVSDHHALPQAGPPASAYACINPTREDCDYPDKTIAGCMVAWLLMSLARGVLIEWGVLNEATPKLSPWLSYVALGTVADCVSLGASPANRAVVSHGLTLINRMDAACWRAMAARLGADSVPFNAETLAFQMGPRINARSRLDDPYAALHYMLAESDAVANRQLEVLDQDNQSRKAIEADMAEEAKRLALPAIEAGEPAVVVFLEDGHAGVQGIVASRLVQAYGRPAVVLTKAAAPNMLTGSGRSIDGLHLRDALQRTFELAPEALPRFGGHSGAAGVGLALEQREAFKAAFLQAVTEQLGSEPRTPQLYTDGTLDPAQLNLATLGEIDALGPFGREFEAPLFQGDFIVESLRPVGGDGVHLMLELSSGPVTCKAIWFRALTPGELPAFGVGDTLTCAFKLNRNRWRGRESLQLMVEHAEII